A portion of the Terriglobales bacterium genome contains these proteins:
- a CDS encoding transglutaminase domain-containing protein, with protein sequence MQAFARVLLAFVFFVVSASAQSAAPQRHFTFHYGFTVRNVAAGQPLRVWIPLAHSDLFQDVKVISEKGDLVLKHTREQEYGDEMLYAETPNAKQSAYAFEVVYDVVRRESSAHRARALRLAQQQRLLSPDKLVPTSGLPADLAAKQVALVTGDYSKARALYDYVLANMRYDKSGTGWGHGDTLYACNAKHGNCTDFHSLFISMARSQKIPARFEIGFPIPADKHSGEIPGYHCWADFYTKDHGWVPVDISEAWKHPDRREFFFGHWDDNRIQFSVGRDITLSPKQDGDPLNYFVYPYVEVNHKEYANVATRFAFEDMNAAPVNRAAIAGR encoded by the coding sequence ATGCAAGCCTTTGCGCGAGTGCTGCTCGCCTTTGTGTTTTTCGTTGTATCTGCTTCTGCACAATCGGCTGCGCCGCAGCGCCACTTCACGTTTCATTACGGCTTCACCGTCCGCAATGTAGCTGCAGGACAGCCGCTTCGCGTCTGGATTCCGCTCGCGCATTCCGATCTGTTCCAGGATGTGAAGGTGATCTCGGAAAAAGGTGATCTGGTGTTGAAGCACACGCGTGAGCAGGAGTACGGCGACGAGATGCTGTATGCCGAAACGCCCAACGCGAAGCAATCCGCATACGCGTTCGAAGTTGTTTACGACGTAGTGCGGCGCGAAAGTTCAGCGCATCGCGCCAGAGCGTTGCGACTAGCGCAGCAACAGCGGCTGCTCTCTCCCGACAAACTGGTTCCAACGAGCGGATTGCCCGCCGATCTTGCCGCCAAGCAAGTTGCGTTAGTCACAGGCGACTACTCGAAAGCTCGGGCTCTCTACGACTACGTTCTGGCAAACATGCGTTATGACAAGAGCGGCACCGGATGGGGACACGGCGATACTCTCTACGCCTGCAACGCCAAGCACGGGAACTGCACCGATTTCCACTCCTTATTTATTTCGATGGCCCGTTCACAGAAGATACCTGCACGCTTTGAAATTGGTTTCCCAATTCCGGCAGACAAGCACTCCGGCGAAATTCCCGGCTATCACTGCTGGGCTGACTTCTACACGAAAGATCATGGCTGGGTTCCCGTCGATATTTCCGAAGCGTGGAAGCATCCCGATCGGCGCGAGTTCTTTTTCGGGCATTGGGACGACAATCGCATCCAGTTCAGCGTTGGACGCGACATCACGCTGAGTCCGAAGCAGGACGGCGACCCGTTGAATTACTTTGTCTATCCATACGTTGAGGTGAATCACAAAGAGTACGCGAACGTCGCGACGCGTTTTGC